In Plasmodium vivax chromosome 14, whole genome shotgun sequence, the genomic window CTCATTCGattcatcaatttttatgttccaACTTAGAAtgtcattatttatatacttaACGTAATTCTTCAAAACGAGCGTCTTTCTGCAGTCAATTATCCATTCACACAGGCAAACAGTGCTGGAGAGTCCCCTCAGCAAAaccttaattattttaaagtcCCCCAACTCGGTTATgttaaattcttttatatgCGCGTACGAGTTTTGTCTGTTCGCAGCCGTCACTTCTCCGTtgttatttccattttttatgttcgtAATTATGTCAGAAATGAATGAGAATGGCGTTCTTTTCAAAGACATGCTCTGCAAATCGTGTGTGCCAAATGGTTATacaaaaaagtgcaaaacaGCAGTgtaaatgggaagaaaaaataggcaGGCTAAACAGGACAATCAAACTGACAACAAAGAAGGGGGCTACCCAAATTGCGCAAACTCAGAACGGTGTGCGTAAGAGAATATCAATTTTCACGCACAAATGggcctaatttttttttatcaaaaatacGTGTGCAGGTGTTTCACCTTGGTATATCTGTCGTAgggaaaaacatatatacaataaacGGAGACCGGTTTAGTGCCGAGGAACATATCCTTACACGTTGCATTCGCGCAAACGTGTTTTTTGCACCTCATTCAAGCATTGCTGTGGTACGACTGCTCCACCGTCACTTCGTCTCAAGGggttaacataaaaaaaaaaaaaaaaaaaaaagtacacgaTAAAATTGCGCACAGTTTTTGGCACAATCTTGTTCACATGTGGTAGGCAAATCACCTGTCGTATGTCTTATTCACTTAGGAATtctgtttcccttttgtaaatttttttcatcaaaagGGGTTTGCTACGCCTTCCAAGGTGATATCACCCCTGCCGTTGCAGCGTTTGGAAGTTGCGCAAAAACGTGAAAAtattcaaaaggggaaggtgTGAATGTGCCGGCATACAAGtgcacatataaatatatgcaggTACAGTTAagcatatatttacatgAACAATTTCTTGCATATACAAGTTACATGTGTACATCCCCATGCATTGAGATGAACGAGCAGATCGGTTTGTTTCCTCTGGGGGTCTCAAAACATGTTTTGTTAGAACTATTTTAAATGTCGTAGAAACAattgggaaggaaaaaagttttggccacaaaaaaaaaaaaaaaaaaaaaaagaaaaaaaagaaaaaaaaaaggaatagcTTATTTATGTGCCTTATAATGTGCCCAGTTTCAACCACATGGTTATACATTACACACAATAAATGTGGGCACTTTTGCATACaccacaaaatggaagaaaaagaagcaaagagGCAGAGAAGCGCGCCGAAGAACATGCTAAAAAGAAACAGTTAACTCCAATTTTGTTCCCATTCGTGACCGTTACATCGTacaaattattcattttatttctgcaGAACTGCACCcttaaagaagaaaagaaaaggggaaagtgCAACAAATGGTAATGTGCGCCAAAACTTCCACATTATGCATTTGGTATACACCACATTTTGGCTTCTAAATCGTTTTCGCCAGGaagatttttcctttaaatcCCGTTCGGGGGATAAACGCAGCATGGAAAACGTggaaaatgtggaaaaagggaaaaagggaaaaaaagcatgACCAGAAAAGTAacacaaaataaacatataaccAAACAAATGACCAAATGAACGGGGCTTACATATCAGCGGAACAACGCAAATGTGACAAACAAGGGAAACAAATTCCCAGGGGAGTGGAAACaacaacgaaaaaaaaaaaaaaaaactagctTTCATCatagggagaaaaaaactcctCCGACTCTTCCGCTGTTAGCGACGTTGTACGATCTTCTACATGTTCGCGATTTGACTGAAGgggaccaaaaaaaaaaaaaaaaaaagttccaaAAATGTTTTGATACTTATATAGGCTTATCACATGGTTAAAAAGAGTGACCCCATTTGGTAACTCTACCCCGCGCATGTGCGCATGGCATACACAGTTGTATTCGCGTCTTCCCGATTGAAAATGCTATGCGTAAGAAGAGCGCGGAAGTAGAAATATTTCCACATGCGCGTGTTTGTCTGCCTTGTAAAAAACATGTTGCTCTGCTTGTATGCAGGTGTTCATATGTATGTGCTTACCGCGCGGGGCTCTTCACTTAGGTCGTCCATTATCGTTTGATTTTCTGCGACGaaacgggggaggaaaaaaaaggaaaaattgagAAAGTAAAACGTACAAATGAGAAAGTTCAACGCAAAACTGAGAAagtaaaacataaaaatgagaaaatgcAGCGCATAATGCGCCACCAACGGAGACAATTTTTCCATGCGCCAAACTGCCGCTTCGCAAAAGATTGCGATTTGGAAAAATCATTTTCCAGTGCGATACTTGCGTCCAGTGGCCTATTCGTGTAATTCGCGGAGGCCCTTTTCCGAATGGGGTAATAATTAAGCACATTGGAAGgataaaaaatacgaataAATTCAAttagctttttaaaaactaattTATAATCATCTTCATTCAAATTTGAAACAATGCTCGAtcgtgcacatttttttttgcaaaaaaattcatagTCCAGGATGGAATTTGCTACACTGTTTGAATTCATTAAGCTACAACAAATTTCACAATGTTCTTCAGAGCAGTTTTTAGCGTCTTcttggttttttttaaaattggaagagcattttttttcaaattctttcAGCTTTTTAAACGAACAAGAGCATTCGTTACGCGtgttgttattttctttactaACTAGACACGTCATGGTGTCGCCCATTTGGACCACTTTCGATATTTCGCTTGTCGAATTAATTTTGGAGTTCAAATAggacaaaaaggaagaaacgaCATTTTTACTCTCCGCGCCGAGGAAGTTCAAAAGTGCCAAGCCTAGCACAAAGAGGGTTcgtttatacatttttcagaaggcacacaaatggggggtgTTCCGTGAATATTTTAGCCGGTCTCCCAAATCGTGCGTGGGTGTGATTGTGCAGCTCTGTTGGTGTGCTTATGCCGCTTTGAGCGTGTTCTTTTGCCGCTCTATGCGTGTGCTTGCGCAGTGGGGGTACATTGAGTGACCTTTCggtttttcttaaaaaggcCAGAGAGGGGGAACAGTCGAGTTGGTGAATTActctttaaaatatttttcccacAGGGGGTTCGCGAGATGTCAAAGTGTGGCAGCTGTTTGTGGCATTCCTAGTTGGGTTTCTTTTGTCCGACTTGCCCATTTGGCcatctccccatttggcacttcaccattttgccgtTTTCTTTGACCACGCACGCATTAAACGTCCGTTAAAAGTTGTGTACAtacaacgaaaaaaaaaaaagaagaaaaaaaaaaaaaaaaaaaaaggggataccTACGCAAATTTTCCATGCACAATCAAAAgtgttcccttttgtgggACCATCACCGTGCGCACCTCATAATTTGGCAggagttattaaaaaaaaataaggacaaTTCTGCAATTACGAAATGTACTGTTCTTATGAAAAAGCACAAGTTGGTGTTCCACAACATTTAGATTTTCTCCCACGGTCCACCAAAATTGGTGATTGTCTTAACCAGTTTTCAGTAAATGTTtgcttcacaattttgctaatttttttttttttttttcttaacgaTGCAACATGCAAATATTGCGAACGTCTTAGAGGACACTTCCCCACGATGTACACAAATTGAGTagaacaaaaatgacatttcttttgtaaaaacataagttaacaattttggagagttctcccatttttgtcttttcctTCCGGAATATCCTACTGTTTGTTCCACTTAGCTATTTTCCACCCCTTTCATTCCTTACTAGTTCTCAAACTTTTTGAAGGCCTTCTGAAATTCTTCATGTAGCTCTGTTCAAAGGGAGGGAAGACACAATTCGTGTGCAAGGGTATTTATCCGCATGTACATACAAGGTGGGCGTAACTACGCAGTGTAGTTTGAGTGGCTCCACATAGGATTTTCACTAATAATGGGGAGTAGGCCAAATggaatttccccccaatgGTTGACTAAAACTGTGGGCAGATTTTTACGCACTCATTTTTAGGTGCACATTTTAAtgagtacatttttatgggCACACTCTTGTACCATCCGCCTTACCTTGACTGATTGGTTTCCCGTCCTTGTATATCGTCTCCCGCAGATGCATCCTACTCCTTTCCAAGGCTATGTCCGAATATGGGTCTTTCAAACACCTTAGGGggcggggggaaagaaacaaaaagaaaatgggcaatttttacacatatatgtcTGCATATGTTAAGTGTGTGTGTAGGGGGCTGCTCCACATGTTCATTATGTTC contains:
- a CDS encoding hypothetical protein, conserved (encoded by transcript PVX_122975A) — its product is MYKRTLFVLGLALLNFLGAESKNVVSSFLSYLNSKINSTSEISKVVQMGDTMTCLVSKENNNTRNECSCSFKKLKEFEKKCSSNFKKNQEDAKNCSEEHCEICCSLMNSNSVANSILDYEFFCKKKCARSSIVSNLNEDDYKLVFKKLIEFIRIFYPSNVLNYYPIRKRASANYTNRPLDAKNQTIMDDLSEEPRASNREHVEDRTTSLTAEESEEFFSPYDES
- a CDS encoding ATP synthase epsilon chain, mitochondrial, putative (encoded by transcript PVX_122980A), producing MWKAANVSYTRYASEMADILRKCLKDPYSDIALERSRMHLRETIYKDGKPISQELHEEFQKAFKKFEN